In Celeribacter baekdonensis, a single genomic region encodes these proteins:
- a CDS encoding glycosyltransferase family 4 protein — protein MAAEAGLEVTFFAPVGPVAPELTHPNITVVCLDQSDILHAKSRVKAALQGIWNAEAVRALSEVMDTLDPATTVMHVHSYVKAISPAIGPVLARGALKNVFTMHDYFLACPNGGFYDYQKDEICTRRAMGVSCLTTQCDVRKASHKAWRVVRQAISQTAGALPRGLKHIIYISEFQKNIMAPYLSAGCGLYHVPNPVEVSPDPKGDPRHSDRFLFIGRLNPEKGAVLFAQAAQMAGVQAVFVGDGQDRDQVLAANPSAQILGWKSPAEVQELIKTARCVVFASLWPEPLGLVPLEAIHLGVPVIAGRWTAACETVDHDRTGLLIETPDAETFAAAIKDLCEDTHPVFERIKTYVPSYTPEAHQKALFDTYMQVLQS, from the coding sequence TTGGCGGCTGAAGCTGGGTTAGAGGTCACGTTTTTCGCGCCGGTTGGCCCTGTTGCGCCCGAGCTGACACATCCCAACATCACCGTGGTCTGTTTGGACCAGTCTGACATCCTTCATGCCAAAAGCCGGGTGAAAGCGGCGCTTCAGGGAATTTGGAACGCAGAGGCCGTGCGTGCCTTATCCGAGGTGATGGACACGTTGGATCCGGCCACGACGGTCATGCATGTCCACAGCTACGTCAAAGCGATCTCGCCCGCCATTGGCCCGGTTTTGGCCCGCGGTGCTTTGAAAAACGTCTTTACGATGCATGATTATTTTCTGGCCTGCCCAAATGGTGGGTTTTACGACTACCAGAAGGACGAAATTTGTACCCGGCGGGCCATGGGGGTGTCTTGCCTGACCACACAATGTGATGTGCGCAAAGCCAGTCATAAGGCGTGGCGGGTCGTGCGTCAGGCCATCAGCCAAACCGCCGGTGCCCTGCCCCGCGGTCTGAAACACATCATCTATATTTCCGAATTTCAGAAAAATATCATGGCGCCTTACCTGTCGGCAGGGTGTGGATTGTATCACGTGCCCAACCCTGTGGAGGTGTCGCCCGATCCCAAGGGGGACCCGCGCCACAGCGACAGGTTTCTCTTTATCGGTCGGCTGAACCCGGAAAAGGGCGCTGTCCTATTCGCTCAAGCTGCCCAGATGGCGGGGGTCCAGGCGGTTTTTGTGGGCGATGGTCAAGATCGGGATCAGGTTCTGGCAGCCAATCCAAGCGCGCAGATATTGGGTTGGAAATCCCCTGCCGAAGTGCAGGAGCTGATCAAGACCGCGCGGTGTGTTGTGTTTGCAAGCTTGTGGCCGGAGCCTCTTGGGCTGGTGCCTTTGGAAGCGATCCATTTGGGGGTTCCGGTGATTGCCGGACGGTGGACGGCCGCCTGTGAGACGGTTGACCATGATCGCACGGGACTTTTGATCGAGACACCTGACGCTGAGACTTTTGCCGCGGCCATCAAGGATCTCTGCGAGGACACACATCCCGTTTTTGAACGGATCAAGACCTATGTCCCCAGCTACACGCCTGAGGCGCATCAAAAGGCGTTGTTCGACACTTATATGCAGGTGTTGCAAAGCTGA
- a CDS encoding sulfotransferase domain-containing protein, producing the protein MHSRDIPNLFLVGPPKCGTTFLQAALVQSRHIFGPVIKEPQFFVFAPDRFAYSAGKNIPVIEQAYNKNAYMALFKEWREEAFAIDASANQLHGRNTAKRIFDANPDAKIIAVLREPVARAYSHYLMMNRWGAVPEPLEEALEIEQQEIQALGEQPSALQYSFVRQSLYFDAVKSYLDVFGPANVRIYHFADVTQNLPMILKDLEEFLSVPLSYTNAIDGPKNSFRAPRSQAASRLLAFYHTLPIKPLVNQITPRKLRNFVRTWFHRLNSKETPKPPLSDVARARILDLVGDDYPRTLQLVRDRGSLFEIEKRQPPHEWNDR; encoded by the coding sequence TTGCACTCACGCGATATACCTAATCTTTTTCTTGTTGGCCCCCCGAAATGCGGCACGACATTTCTTCAGGCCGCACTTGTACAATCACGCCACATATTTGGGCCGGTGATTAAGGAGCCGCAATTTTTCGTTTTTGCCCCAGACCGCTTTGCCTATAGCGCGGGGAAAAATATCCCGGTGATTGAGCAGGCGTATAATAAAAACGCCTATATGGCCCTTTTTAAAGAGTGGAGAGAGGAAGCCTTTGCCATCGATGCTTCTGCCAACCAATTGCACGGGCGAAATACAGCCAAACGGATTTTTGACGCCAATCCTGACGCCAAAATCATTGCGGTTTTACGAGAGCCCGTGGCCCGCGCTTATTCACATTATTTGATGATGAACCGTTGGGGGGCGGTGCCCGAACCCTTGGAAGAGGCTTTAGAAATTGAGCAGCAAGAAATTCAAGCCCTGGGGGAACAGCCAAGTGCGTTGCAATATTCCTTTGTGCGCCAATCCCTCTATTTTGATGCCGTGAAAAGTTATCTGGATGTGTTTGGCCCGGCCAACGTTCGGATTTATCACTTTGCGGATGTGACCCAAAATTTACCGATGATCTTGAAGGATTTAGAGGAATTTCTCTCCGTACCGCTCTCATATACGAATGCCATAGATGGCCCTAAAAATTCCTTTCGGGCACCACGTTCGCAAGCCGCATCAAGGCTTTTGGCGTTTTATCACACGCTGCCCATCAAGCCTTTGGTGAATCAAATCACACCACGTAAGTTGCGTAACTTTGTGCGCACTTGGTTCCACCGTCTGAATTCAAAAGAGACGCCAAAGCCGCCCTTGAGTGATGTCGCCCGCGCACGAATCTTGGACCTGGTTGGCGACGATTACCCCCGTACCTTGCAGTTGGTCCGGGACCGTGGGAGTTTGTTTGAGATTGAAAAACGGCAGCCACCGCATGAGTGGAACGACAGATGA
- a CDS encoding sulfotransferase family 2 domain-containing protein, whose protein sequence is MVNIIREADKFVFVHIPKCGGSSIAIGLTAALDPPLPGEIRYTGLKLDTREGLGTYMDAHKPLWMLRDYFPDELAAYRNCACFAVARDPFKRFISAVQQHIREFGNSNIAEMSDAEVNQTLDHIMDHITTHRDNVGGEYVHFIPQYDYVFLDGERIVEHVYPLENLDAMATHIATVIKRFGKPLRKVMPSGLYWSVKSFVIKSMTKYLPDNSLDALHSDRVRAFVKEYYANDTWLYDEARQMIASQTAQAS, encoded by the coding sequence ATGGTCAACATCATCCGCGAAGCGGACAAGTTTGTTTTCGTCCACATTCCAAAGTGCGGCGGCTCTTCTATCGCAATCGGGCTCACGGCAGCTTTGGATCCGCCGCTCCCGGGCGAGATCCGCTATACCGGCCTGAAACTCGACACCCGTGAAGGTCTCGGCACATATATGGACGCGCACAAACCATTGTGGATGTTGCGTGACTATTTTCCCGATGAACTTGCCGCCTATCGCAACTGTGCCTGTTTTGCCGTCGCGCGCGATCCGTTCAAAAGGTTCATTTCAGCGGTCCAACAACATATCCGTGAGTTTGGCAACTCCAACATTGCCGAAATGTCCGATGCTGAGGTCAATCAGACGCTCGATCACATCATGGATCACATCACGACACACCGGGACAATGTGGGCGGGGAATATGTCCACTTTATCCCACAATACGACTATGTTTTCCTGGACGGTGAACGCATTGTTGAACATGTGTACCCCCTTGAAAACCTCGATGCGATGGCGACCCATATTGCCACGGTGATCAAACGCTTTGGCAAACCGCTCCGCAAAGTCATGCCCTCTGGTCTCTATTGGTCCGTCAAAAGCTTTGTCATCAAATCCATGACAAAATACCTGCCGGACAACTCCCTGGATGCGTTGCACAGCGATCGGGTGCGCGCCTTTGTCAAAGAGTACTATGCAAATGACACTTGGCTTTATGACGAAGCGCGCCAGATGATCGCATCCCAAACGGCACAGGCCTCATAG
- a CDS encoding lipopolysaccharide biosynthesis protein, with the protein MFKKSLFVMGVRITTLVVKFALTLFIARFLGLADLGWFGLVSSAAIAAAPLLGMGTMQVLARTAVRAEKGDLIAPLVHYLVYVVCLYLVILGVLLALSLANPLLVFLVWCVVLMEHLGTESYQLLVSRAMPIWANLLHFIRAGLWALLYIPLAYAFPALRNIDALLFFWFIGATIAFFGVIVALRDWPWLKTGVRLREGITSTFRTTRAARPLYISSVCETLSVQSDRFIITALLGVEATGIYVFFLQIGSALANLHYSGVVQMSRPAFVRTAAENPARLSHLFWSTTRMATLSTVLFSVAALVGITYLLPLIGKEALSAWQVIFYFVLVNFNLNVFAELQKMAMYSLHADQAIMRLTIINFVIALPVLTLVISVFGLIGAGISLVCIATIRVLMQLAWLKAYKATPSKDL; encoded by the coding sequence TTGTTCAAGAAGTCATTGTTTGTGATGGGTGTGCGGATCACGACGCTCGTTGTGAAATTCGCCCTCACATTGTTTATCGCAAGGTTTCTTGGCCTTGCGGATCTGGGGTGGTTCGGCCTTGTGTCCTCGGCCGCGATCGCCGCCGCCCCCCTGCTTGGAATGGGCACGATGCAAGTCCTGGCGCGCACCGCGGTGCGCGCCGAAAAAGGCGATCTCATCGCCCCTCTGGTCCATTATCTGGTCTATGTGGTGTGCCTCTATCTCGTCATCCTCGGCGTGCTCTTGGCGCTCTCCCTTGCCAATCCGCTCCTCGTGTTCTTGGTTTGGTGCGTGGTGCTGATGGAGCATCTGGGCACCGAAAGCTACCAACTCCTCGTCAGCCGCGCGATGCCCATATGGGCCAACCTTCTCCATTTCATTCGAGCCGGGCTCTGGGCCTTGCTCTATATCCCTCTGGCCTATGCGTTCCCTGCGCTGCGCAACATAGACGCCCTGCTGTTCTTTTGGTTTATCGGCGCCACAATTGCCTTTTTCGGCGTCATTGTCGCCCTGCGGGACTGGCCATGGCTTAAAACAGGGGTGCGTCTACGCGAGGGCATCACATCCACATTCAGGACCACACGGGCCGCGCGGCCGCTGTATATTTCCTCCGTATGTGAAACGCTCTCGGTGCAATCGGATCGGTTTATCATCACCGCCCTGCTTGGCGTCGAAGCCACCGGTATTTACGTGTTTTTCCTACAAATCGGCTCAGCCTTGGCCAATTTGCATTACTCCGGCGTGGTGCAAATGTCGCGGCCCGCGTTCGTGCGGACAGCCGCCGAAAACCCCGCCCGCCTCTCACATTTGTTTTGGTCCACCACTCGCATGGCAACCCTGTCCACCGTCTTGTTTTCGGTCGCGGCTCTGGTCGGCATAACCTATCTTTTGCCGCTCATCGGCAAAGAAGCCTTGAGCGCATGGCAAGTGATTTTCTACTTTGTGCTGGTCAATTTTAACCTCAACGTGTTTGCTGAGCTACAAAAAATGGCCATGTACTCACTGCATGCAGATCAAGCCATAATGCGCCTCACAATCATTAACTTTGTGATCGCACTTCCGGTGCTTACCTTAGTTATTTCCGTGTTTGGCCTGATTGGTGCCGGAATCTCGCTTGTTTGCATCGCAACAATCCGAGTTCTTATGCAGCTTGCATGGCTGAAAGCTTATAAAGCTACACCCTCGAAGGATTTGTAA
- a CDS encoding acyltransferase, whose protein sequence is MKILHILAVILPRPIKIMIYRRTMRAEIEANVKIGMSYIHVKKLVLKEGSVIKNWSVLRNLERLELGKNARIGNRVYATAIPLGSKKHFSHRVDRVPALLMGEGAALTGNHFLDCNDKITIGDFSLFAGRNTFIYTHGIDIMDARQDCAPITIGKHCMIATRSLLLKGAKLPDNSVLGAQSVLTKAYLDTHTLYAGNPAKPVKCLSSDAAFFKRKSWYVE, encoded by the coding sequence GTGAAAATACTTCATATACTTGCCGTAATTCTACCGCGCCCTATCAAAATTATGATATATCGCCGCACCATGCGTGCCGAAATCGAGGCGAACGTGAAAATTGGCATGTCTTACATCCATGTCAAAAAACTTGTCCTGAAAGAAGGAAGCGTAATAAAAAACTGGAGTGTGTTACGGAATCTAGAGCGGCTAGAGCTTGGTAAGAATGCACGGATTGGGAATAGGGTGTATGCAACGGCCATTCCCTTAGGATCTAAAAAACATTTCAGCCACCGAGTGGATCGCGTTCCCGCTTTGCTTATGGGAGAAGGTGCTGCACTCACTGGGAATCATTTTCTGGATTGTAATGATAAAATTACAATTGGTGACTTTTCGCTCTTTGCTGGCCGTAACACATTTATTTACACGCATGGGATTGACATTATGGATGCAAGACAAGATTGCGCACCGATCACGATCGGGAAACACTGCATGATTGCGACACGCTCTTTATTACTGAAAGGAGCAAAATTGCCTGACAACTCGGTACTTGGAGCACAGTCCGTGCTGACAAAAGCCTATCTAGACACACATACACTCTATGCAGGAAACCCCGCAAAACCCGTAAAGTGCCTTTCATCAGATGCCGCATTTTTCAAGCGAAAGAGCTGGTATGTTGAGTGA
- a CDS encoding glycosyltransferase encodes MNSSNKTNETLDVALVHDWLPVLGGAEKVVEQMVRVYPQATIYTLFDFLSPEERAQVSLGRPVETSRLNDWPGVKKYYRYLILQSTRAIEEFDVTHHDLVLSSSASLSKGVLTSPDQLHVCYMHSPARYAWDLTHEYIGSIGGTGAWLKQKIAREMMHKFRLWDMRSTPQIDHLIANSEFIKKRIWKTYRREATVIYPPVDTDAFTISEKPREDFYFTASRMVPYKQIQLIVETFKERPDLRLIVSGDGPEMPRIRAAAGPNVTFLGHASFEDMRDHMQRAKAFVFAAKEDFGIVPVEAQACGTPVIALSHGGTAETVRGLSHAQPTGVHFDDQTVPSLLQAIEAFEANAAGFSEETIAAHAKSFASERFRRELSEFVDNLR; translated from the coding sequence ATGAATTCTTCGAACAAGACGAATGAAACGCTCGATGTGGCCTTGGTCCACGATTGGCTCCCCGTCCTTGGCGGCGCGGAGAAAGTTGTCGAACAAATGGTGCGGGTCTACCCGCAGGCGACGATTTACACGTTGTTTGATTTTCTCTCACCCGAGGAGCGGGCCCAGGTGTCTCTGGGGCGGCCCGTTGAAACGAGCCGACTAAACGACTGGCCGGGGGTGAAGAAATATTATCGCTATCTGATTTTGCAAAGCACGCGGGCGATTGAGGAGTTCGATGTCACCCATCATGATCTTGTGCTGAGTTCGTCGGCCTCGCTGTCCAAAGGGGTTCTGACCTCCCCGGATCAGCTTCATGTGTGCTACATGCACAGCCCGGCGCGCTATGCCTGGGATCTGACCCATGAATATATCGGCTCAATCGGGGGCACGGGCGCTTGGTTGAAACAAAAGATCGCGCGGGAGATGATGCATAAGTTCCGGCTTTGGGACATGCGTTCAACGCCACAGATTGATCATCTGATTGCCAACTCCGAATTCATCAAAAAGCGGATATGGAAAACCTATCGTCGCGAGGCCACGGTCATCTATCCGCCGGTGGACACGGATGCGTTTACAATCTCCGAAAAACCGCGCGAGGACTTTTATTTCACGGCCTCGCGCATGGTGCCTTACAAACAAATCCAACTCATCGTTGAAACGTTCAAAGAGCGGCCAGATCTTCGGTTGATCGTGTCGGGTGACGGGCCGGAAATGCCGCGCATTCGTGCGGCAGCCGGGCCCAATGTCACGTTTTTGGGGCACGCGTCTTTTGAGGATATGCGCGATCATATGCAGCGCGCTAAAGCGTTTGTTTTTGCCGCCAAGGAAGATTTCGGGATTGTGCCTGTCGAAGCTCAGGCTTGCGGCACGCCGGTGATTGCTCTGTCGCATGGCGGTACGGCGGAAACGGTGAGAGGGCTATCACATGCACAGCCGACGGGCGTGCATTTTGACGACCAAACGGTGCCGTCGCTGTTGCAAGCGATCGAAGCCTTTGAGGCGAACGCGGCAGGGTTTTCGGAAGAAACCATTGCGGCTCATGCAAAGTCGTTTGCCTCAGAGCGCTTTCGCCGTGAGTTGTCCGAATTCGTCGACAACCTGCGCTGA